GTGAAGATGCAGGGCTGCGCTGCCGGGAAGATGTGGCGCCGTGCTGCTGAGAAGATGTGACGAAGCTGAAGGAGATGCGTGGCGACGCGACTTCGGGGGCGTTGCGGGAAGGGTAAAAACGTGGGGGAAGTCTGGCTTCGGGCGCGTGATGGGCGCTTGAGGCCAAGCTCTGCGTGGGGTGGGGGCTGGTTGGGGGTTCGGGGGGGCGGTGGGGTGAGATTCTTGGGGGGAAATGCGTGTTGAGGGGGGCGAAGGCAGGGCGAATTTGGTGCGGGGAGCCTGGGTGTGGATGAGAGCGGTGAAATCTGGGGGGGAATTCGGCTGAATGCGGCGATGCGAGCCAGGGTAGAAGTGGCGCATCGCCGCATAAAAGCTGGGGGATGTGCGACTGTCGGTCGGGTGGGTGTGCGACTGTCGGTCGGGGTCAGGACATGAGGTCGACGTCACCTGTGGAGCAGATGAGCATGGTGGTGGGGAGGTCTTTGAGGAAGCCGGTGTAGGCGTTGTGGAAGGCCTCGGCGTGTTCGTCGGCGGGGGGGCGAAAGCCGAGCATGACCAGGTCGGCGTCCGCGGAGACCCGGGGGAGCTGGGTGGCGAAGTCGCCCAGGGGGAGGATCTCGTAGTCGGCTTCCAGGCGAGCTGCGTCGAGGAGGGCGGCGAGTTGGGCGGCCGCGTCGTCGCGGGTCTCCCCGGGGTCGAGCATGGTGATGAGGCGAATGCGAGCGCGGTTCCAGAGCCAGTTGTGGCTTAAGAGGTAGGCCAGGACGACCATCAAAGAGCCGTTCTGTTCGCCGCGCCACCAGATGTCGATGCGTTTGGGCTCGGCGGGCAGGCCGCGGTCGACCAGAATCACCTGGCTCATGCCCAGCTCGTGGGTCATGTGAAGCTGGTGGGCGAAGTCGATGTAGTCGCGAGGCTTGGAGGGCCAGCCCGAGACGATCATGTTGGGTTTGATGGGGCCGATGGACTGGGCCTGCAGAAGCATTGCAAGCCCCTCCTTAAAGGAGGGGCTGACCACGACGTCGACGTAGGCCTGCAGCTCGTTGTCGTGCACGTAGGCTTCGAGCTCCTCGCGGGCCTGGGCGCGCTCGTCGAGCCGCTCGTAGAGGTCGCCCTCAAGGACGTTGACCATGGTGGTGATGCCGCGACCGCTGCCCAGCCACAAGGCGTAGGTTGTCAGGGTCTGGCGGGTGTGTGGGTTTCCGGAGAGGACCAGCGAGGTGGGGCGCCAGTTTTTGGGGTGTTTCTCAAAGGTGGCGAGCTTGGCGAGGTTGGCGCGCACGCGCTCGTAGTAGAAGCCGCGGCGCGCGTCGCCAAAGGTGTTTTGAAGCACGCGACGCGAGATGTAGAGGAAGATGCCCGAGACAAGGATCAGGGAGATCAGGGCGGCGAGCGCGTTGATGAGGAAGGCCGCCATCAGACAGCCCACCCCGCCGATGAGGGCGGTGGACCAGTGGAAGAAGCGAAAGCGCGGGCGGAAGGAGGGGTTGCGGCTGAACTGTTCGATAAAGGCCGCGGCGTTGGTCATGCCGTAGGCAAAGAGGAAGAACATCGTGAGCACCACGGCCACCGCGTTGAGCGCGCCGCCTCCGGCGCCTGCCAGCACCAGCACCACAATGCCCATGCCAAGGGAGAGCCAGAGGCCTCGCCGGGGCTCATCGCCCTGCTCGGTGCCTTTGGCGAAAAATCCCAGGCCGGGGAAGATGTCATCGCGGGCCAGGGCCTGAAGGATGCGCGGGGCGCCCAGCAGCGAGCCGATGGCGCTGGAGATGGTCGCGGCGAACACGCCGGCGGTGACCAGAAAGGCCGCCGGGCCGGCCTGGGCCAGCAGCGAGCCGAAGGGATCGCCGATGAGGTTGGCGCGGCTTGTGGAACCGCCGGAGACAATGATGTTGAAGAGGTACACCAGAAAGCCCACGCCGATGGCGGCCAGGGTCCCCCGGGGAATGGAGCGCTCCGGCTCCTTGAGATCGCCCGACATGTTGACGCCGGCGTCGATGCCGGTGACTGCCGGAAAGAAGATCGCAAAGACCACCCAGAAGTTATTACCCTCGGTGTAGGCGGACTCCCAGTTGGAGCGAGCGATGGCCGGGTCGAAGTCGAGCACCCCGCCGATCAAGAAGGCCCCGATGCTCAAGATCAGGATCGTTAAGACGACGTACTGGGTCTTAATCGCCCAGCTGGCGCCGACGTAGTTGATCACAAAGAGCACGGCGATGGTCGCCAGGCCGATCGCTGTAAAATGCTCCTGCGCGGCCGGGAAAGTGATGGCCAGCGCCTCGACAAAACCCAGGATGTAGAAGGGCACCGCCAGGGCCTGGGCAAAGAAGAGGGCCAGGCCGATCGCCCCGCCAAATTCCGGGCCGAGTGAGCGGGAAATGAGGAAGTAGGCCCCGCCGCCCTTGATCTCGGTGTTGGTGGAGACGGCCGAGATGGACAGGCCCGTCAAGAATGTGATGGAGGAGGCGATGACCAGAATGAGCATCGCCGAGCCCAGGCCGGCCTGACCGGTGACAAAGCCCGAGCGCATAAACATGATCACGCCCAGGATGGTCAAAATCGAGGGCGTGAAGACGCCGCCGAAGGTGCCAAACTGGTTTTTGATCTGGGCGCTCTGGGCGCTCTCTACTTGAGGAGTAGCGGGTTGAACCATCAATGGCTCCAGCTCTGGGGACTACGGGGGGATCTGGTCCACCAGAGATAGAGCGGAGTGGGGGTGACGTCAATTTCTGAGGGGCGCCGGGGGTTCGCGATGTTGGGAGTTGTCGCGTGAGTTGGGAGGGGTGCGGGTTGTGGTTGTGTGGTTGTGTGGTTGAGGGGCGCCGGTAGTTCGCGATGTGGGGAGGTTCGTAATGAGGGTTTTCGGGTGCGCAAGGGGGGCGGTCAGGGGCGGAAGTCCGCATAGATAAAGGGTGATGTGTGACTCCCGGTCGGGTCGGTGACGACGGGGGGAGGCGCGCAAATCCGCATAGAATCGGGACCTTGCGCGACTCTCGGTCGGTTTCGGTGGTCGGTTTCAATAAAATTATTCAGGAAGCAGGCAGCTCTCGATACCCTCATCGACCACGCAGCGGCCTTCCACGCAGTCGAGGTTGCGGTAGGGGCCGATGTCGCAGCCCGATTCTGCGCCGATGTCGCCGCAATCTCCCGAGTTAAAGAGTTCGATGTAGGGCTGAGCGCCGGCCTCGGCGTCGATGTTGATGGCTTCACCACTAAAGTCGCCAAGGGAGGAGGTGCAATCACAGGGCTCGGGCGCGGCGACGACCACACAATCGTCGACCACCTCGCAGGATTTGTTGGCTTCGGCGTAGGTGTCGAAGCGCTCGATGAGGTTCTCGCAGGTCAGGGGGGCGGAGGTGCTGTCGGTCTCGGGTTCGAGATCTGCATCGCCGCAGGCAGCAATGAAGGCAAGTGCAGCGAGGGTGGCGATGGCGAGGGTGCGGCTGGTGGTGAGAGAGAGCATGGGAGACTCCTGGTTGGGGAGAGGGGGTTCGCGATGTTGGGAGTTGATGCGTGTGTTGGGGGGAGCGCGGGTTGTGGTTGTGTGGTTGTGTGGTTGTGTGGTTGAGGGGCGCCGGTGGTTCGCGATGTGGGGAGGTTCGTAATGAGAGTTTCAGGGTGCGCAAGAGGGGGCGGTCAGGGGCGGAAGTCCGCATAGATAAAGGGGGATGTTTGACCCCGGGTCGGGGTGGAGGGGGCGATTCGATCGCACCTCGACGATACGTTTTGTTGACACCTACGGGGTAGGCCGCTAGCACAGATGCATCGAACCTTTGACAACGCAGTTCGGGCATGGAGGTGCCATCGTCGTCTGCTCTTTGGGAGCGCGGCATGCGGGCATGTGTGCGCGGCACGTGTCGCGGGTCTGACTTCGGGGCCCCCGGTGATGTTGGGCCGGGACGCTGCGTGGGCGATGAGGGACGAAGAACGCGATTTTTGTAATGGGAGCGGCAGTGGCGTCGCAGACCCGGAATAACGGTGAGGAAAACGTGAGCGCATCGAAGTTTATTTATGTGTCAGGCGCTGTGCTGGCCGGCGGTCTTCTGTGGGGATGTGGCGAGCCTGCTTCGCCCGAGCAGCCGCTGATCATTGTTGAGGATGAGGACAGCGTCTGGGTTGAGGAGATGCTGGTGGAGCCGGCGACGCAGACCTTGGCGGTGGGTGAGGAGCGGGCGCTCGACATTGCGTTCTTCGACGCGAGCGGCACGCGGCTCAACCCGGCGACCTTGCTCGATGATGTGGAGCTCACCTCCAGCGATAGCGAGGTCGTGGCGATCGGGGAGGATGGGCAGCTGCGCGGCGTGGCGGAGGGAAGTGCGCAGGTGACGGTGCGCTATGAGGCGCTGGAGCAGCTTGTTGAGGTGGAGGTGCAGTTTGAGCGTTGGCGGAAGGTCTCGGCCTCTGTCGATCTCACCTGTGCGCTCGACTGGCAGGGGGCGGTCTATTGCTGGGGTCATAACACCGGCGCGATCATTGAGCCTACGAACCAACAAGTTCGTCCGATCCCGGAGCCGGTCCGGCGAGAAGGACTCCCGGACGTCATCGATATTGCCGTCGGGGGCGGTCATGCATGTGCCGTTACTCGCCCTGGCGAGGTCTACTGCTGGGGGCTGAACTACGACGGAGTGACGGGCGTGGAAGGAGCTGAGGTGGTCTTCGAGCCCACTCCTGTACGCGAGCTTGACGACATCATCCGGGTGGACGCCGGGCCCTACCACACTTGTGCGTTGAGTCGTGCCGGCGCGTTGTACTGCTGGGGGTACAGCGCGCGCGGTGCGGTGGGAGAAGGGTTAGGAGTGTCGACCGCGCTTCCGGTCCAGGTCGGGATCGATGATCCCATTGCCGAAGTGGCGGTTGGCATCAACAACACCTGTGCTGTGACCACCGATGGCAAAGTCTATTGCTGGGGGCTTAACACCTTCGGCCTGGTGAACCCGGAGAGCAACCAGGAGGTGATCGCGCGGCCCTCCAGGTTGGTGTTGCCGGGGCGCGCTACCAGCGTGGGCGTGGGGGTGACCGCGGCGTGTGCGGTCCTGGAGAATGGGGAGTTGTATTGCTGGGGGTATAACCCATCCGGAGTGACCGGGGAGCGCGCCGGCAACGGGGTGCAACCTCCTACCCGGAGCACGTCGGTTCCGGCGTTGCGCACCGTGCACCTCCATACTCAGTCGGCGTGTGGCATCACCACTGGCGACGAGCTCTACTGCTGGGGTGATAATCGCCGTGGTCAGCTCGGACACGGAACAAAGAGCTGGGACGCCGAGCCCGACAAGGTTGCCGGTGATTTGCGCTGGATGCAGGTGGAGCTGGGAGGGTTAACCACCTGCGGTCTTGATAGCGATGGCGAGCTGTGGTGTTGGGGGCAGAACGCTTTTGCGCAGGTGGGGGATGGACGTCAGGTTCGTGGGAACTCCTTTCGACCGGTTGAGGGGGAAGCGCGCTTCTCAAGGTTGGTCTCCGGCTATGGCAGTAACTGTGGGCAACTCCGTGGCGAGGACCGCTGGCATTGCTGGGGACGCAACGCCGAGGGGCAGCTGGACCGTTTGCAAGCCGGCGACCTGGCCCTTCCCACCTCCATCGCCACCGGAGCCACCACTTACGATCTGCTGGTGTTAGGCCGATGGACCGCGTGCAACATCACGTTCGAGGGGGAGCAGAGCGTGACCAGGTGTCAGGGCAGCAATCAACATCAGGGGTTGGGATCAGATTCATCAAACCAGGCGAGCCATGCGTTGGCCTGGGCGGATCTGAGAGAGTTGAACTTTCAAACGCTGGCGCTCAACCAGTTTCATGCGTGTGG
The nucleotide sequence above comes from Lujinxingia vulgaris. Encoded proteins:
- a CDS encoding amino acid permease, whose translation is MVQPATPQVESAQSAQIKNQFGTFGGVFTPSILTILGVIMFMRSGFVTGQAGLGSAMLILVIASSITFLTGLSISAVSTNTEIKGGGAYFLISRSLGPEFGGAIGLALFFAQALAVPFYILGFVEALAITFPAAQEHFTAIGLATIAVLFVINYVGASWAIKTQYVVLTILILSIGAFLIGGVLDFDPAIARSNWESAYTEGNNFWVVFAIFFPAVTGIDAGVNMSGDLKEPERSIPRGTLAAIGVGFLVYLFNIIVSGGSTSRANLIGDPFGSLLAQAGPAAFLVTAGVFAATISSAIGSLLGAPRILQALARDDIFPGLGFFAKGTEQGDEPRRGLWLSLGMGIVVLVLAGAGGGALNAVAVVLTMFFLFAYGMTNAAAFIEQFSRNPSFRPRFRFFHWSTALIGGVGCLMAAFLINALAALISLILVSGIFLYISRRVLQNTFGDARRGFYYERVRANLAKLATFEKHPKNWRPTSLVLSGNPHTRQTLTTYALWLGSGRGITTMVNVLEGDLYERLDERAQAREELEAYVHDNELQAYVDVVVSPSFKEGLAMLLQAQSIGPIKPNMIVSGWPSKPRDYIDFAHQLHMTHELGMSQVILVDRGLPAEPKRIDIWWRGEQNGSLMVVLAYLLSHNWLWNRARIRLITMLDPGETRDDAAAQLAALLDAARLEADYEILPLGDFATQLPRVSADADLVMLGFRPPADEHAEAFHNAYTGFLKDLPTTMLICSTGDVDLMS